A window of Vidua macroura isolate BioBank_ID:100142 chromosome 4, ASM2450914v1, whole genome shotgun sequence genomic DNA:
AGCACCCCAGCACCGGACACCCCAAATGTCAGCACCAACAGCAGCGCGACACCCTAAACCGCCAGCACGCTGGTACCCCAGCGACACCCCAGCACCCCAACCCTGCCTGAACCCCGGCACCCCGACCTGCGAGCACCCTGGCACCCCGAAGTGCCAGGGCAAACACCCCGACCCCACCAGCACCCCGGGAGCCCAACCCTGCCGGTGCCGCTGCAtccctcagcccagccctgcactcgCCGCCGCCGTTCACCCCGTGCCCCCGTCGGGACACGCCGGTGTCCCCTCCCAAATCCTCTCAgaccccctgagcccccccagaTCTCCCGCACCTCACGCCCCCCCCCAATACCGAGTTCTCCGCATGTACCCCGCGCCCCTCCCAGACTCTTCGTTTCCTTCGTGCCCCCTCGCAGCCTCCAGAccccctcatgtcccctcatgtcccctcatgtcccctcagGTCCCCGACCCCCCCCGTCCCCCCGGTTCCCTcccgtgcccccccccccgcccctcccgtTCCCCCGCGTTGCTCTGCCGCCCTCTAGCGGCGTTCCGCAGCACCACGCGCCCGCAGAGGCCTCTCTGATTGGCGGCCGCTGCTGTCCGTCAAGAGCGCGCCCTCTCGCTATTGGCCACTGCCGGGAACACCCTCCCCTAAACACGGCGGGTCCGgtggcggcggctcccggcggtTCCCCCTAACGGACCAGGTCGGGGGGGTCTCGGGATCCCGGGCCTCTCCCCGTGGGTCGTGGGGAAGGATCAGCACAGGGCCGAGCTTGCGCTGCCCGCCGCGACTCGAGACTCGCGGGGCACGCTAGGAGTTGTAGTCCCGCCGCTCGCTGCGGCCCCGCCCCGAACACGGAAGTGCGCGAGGCCACAGGCGGAGGCGGCTCTAAGATGGCGTCGCCTCCTCAGGGGGGCCCGATGGCCATCGCCATGCGGCTGCGGAACCAGCTCCAGGCCGTCTACAAGATGGACCCGCTGCGGAACGAGGCGAGCGGCCGTACCGGGAGGGCGGGAGGCACCGGGAGGAGGCGGTGGCGGCGACACCGGGGGCCAGCCCGGGAGGGGACGGGCGGTACCGCGGTGGCGCCGCTGGGGGGCGCTGTGAGACCGAGGGGCGGTGCGGGAAGGCGGGGCCAGGGAAAGGGGGCGTGGCCAAGGGGCGGGGCAGGCACCGGACTGGGGGTGTCCCcggacccccaaaatcccattttctggtgtaataaggaaaaaacaggGCATCCAGCCCCCTTCAAATCCGGTTTTCTAGCGTAATAATGGAATACAGAGTGGTCAGTCCTGGTTTCTGGTATGTTAAGGCGTTACAAGGGGGTGcagccccccaaaatcccgTGTTCTGCCATAATAATGGAAGACAGGAGGTACAGCTTCCCCAGATCCTGTTTTCTGACATAATAAGAGAAAAGAGGAGGCGTGGCCCCCCAGAATCCCATTTTCTGGCcttttcccattaaaataaGACACTGAGACCAGTCTctcaaaatcccattttctggtGTAATAATGGAAGACACGTGGCAATCCCTACAAAGTCCCATTTTCTGACATATCTTAGCAGGACGGTGGTGGCCAGCCTCTCATAATCTGTTTTCTGGCAtattaaagcaaaacaagaggTGCAACTCCccaaaatccaatttttttagCGTGTTAAGGGAATGGCGGGAGAAGATCCTTGGGCTAAGGGGTTCCAGGTGAAGGACGAGAGGGGTCTCGGGGGTCTCCGGGTGACAGGTGGGGGCGGTCTTGGGATGCTCCAGGTGACAGTGAGGTGTCCCCGCAGGAGGAGGTGAAGGTGAAGATGAAGGAGCTGAACGAGCACATCGTGTGTTTCCTGTGCGCCGGGTACTTCATCGACGCCACCACCATCACCGAGTGCCTGCACACCTGTGAGTGTCCCCACCTGGGTAGGGGGGGGGCTGTGAGTCCCGTGGGGGTGTGGTCCCACCCCTCCTACACCTGTCCTTGTCCCCCCAcgcctgtccttgtccccagtctGCAAGAGCTGCATCGTGAAGTACCTGCAGACCAGCAAGTACTGCCCCATGTGCAACACCAAGATCCACGAGACGCAGCCGCTGCTCAACCTCAAACTGGACAGGGTCATGCAGGACATCGTCTACAAGCTGGTGCCCGGCCTGCAGCACAGTacgggggacatgggggggctcaggggacatggggggctcaggggacatggggggctcaggggacaTGGCATGCAGCACAGTacgggggacatgggggggctcaggggacatgaggggctcaggggacatggggggctcaggggacaTGGCATGCAGCACAGtatgggggacatggggggctcaggggacatggggggctcaggggacaTGGCATGCAGCACAGtatgggggacatggggggctcaggggacatggggggctcaggggacaTGGCATGCAGCACAGtatgggggacatgggggggctcaggggacatggggggctcaggggacatggggggctcaggggacaTGGCATGCAGCACAGtatgggggacatggggggctcaggggacatggggggctcaggggacatggggggctcaggggacaTGGCATGCAGCACAGtacaggggacatggggggctcaggggacatgggggtcTCAGGGGACATGGCATGCAGCACAGtacaggggacatggggggctcaggggacaTGGCATGCAGCACAGTACGGGGGACATTGTGGGGctcaggggacatggggggctcaggggacacGGCATGCAGCACAGTatgggggggctcaggggacatggggggctcaggggacaTGGCATGCAGCACAGtacaggggacacggggacagggacgtgGAGCTTGATGCAGACAGAGAGGAATGGGGATATGGAcaaggagagaaagagggatggggacagggtctGTGGCGGGGGCTTGGTGCAGTGGAGGGAggggggacagccag
This region includes:
- the PCGF1 gene encoding LOW QUALITY PROTEIN: polycomb group RING finger protein 1 (The sequence of the model RefSeq protein was modified relative to this genomic sequence to represent the inferred CDS: inserted 2 bases in 1 codon), whose product is MSAPTAARHPKPPARWYPSDTPAPQPCLNPGTPTCEHPGTPKCQGKHPDPTSTPGAQPCRCRCIPQPSPALAAAVHPVPPSGHAGVPSQILSDPLSPPRSPAPHAPPQYRVLRIGLSDWRPLLSVKSAPSRYWPLPGTPSPKHGGSGGGGSRRFPLXRTRSGGSRDPGPLPVGRGEGSAQGRACAARRDSRLAGHARSCSPAARCGPAPNTEVREATGGGGSKMASPPQGGPMAIAMRLRNQLQAVYKMDPLRNEEEVKVKMKELNEHIVCFLCAGYFIDATTITECLHTFCKSCIVKYLQTSKYCPMCNTKIHETQPLLNLKLDRVMQDIVYKLVPGLQHSEEKRIREFYQSRGLDRVTQPSGDDTVGGDPMGLPYSTFDHSRAHYFRYDEHVSLCLEKLSSSKDKSKAMLQQKYVRCSVRAQIRHLRRVLCHRLGLSLQHVQILFDNEPLPDHMTMKQLWLSRWFGKPAPLLLHYSIKDKRR